In Procambarus clarkii isolate CNS0578487 chromosome 82, FALCON_Pclarkii_2.0, whole genome shotgun sequence, one genomic interval encodes:
- the LOC123764268 gene encoding D-3-phosphoglycerate dehydrogenase isoform X1 yields MTGRVGRVLLLDGVDPLCGKVLRQAGIDVTTHTKLTKEQLLKEISEHDGVIVRSATKVTAEVMAASKRLCIIGRAGTGVDNIDVEAATRRGIIVMNTPGGNTLSAAEHTCTMLCSLARFVPQACAALKAGSWDRKTYMGSELHGKTLAILGLGRIGREVAKRMQAFGMITIGYDPIIPAEVTDEWGIESMSLENLWPRADYITIHTPLLPSTKNLIGEDTLARCKPGVRIVNVARGGIVDEAALLKALEAGTCGGAALDVFQEEPPTDLSLCRHPKVVCTPHLGANTVEAQQRVAVEIAQQIVDMVEGKPLVGVVNAPALTNATSNTCKPWIELAESLGRLANHLLQPADTPALDISIDLFGSGVSKMEPFLGSAVLVGVLRDVTKNDINLVNAALLAQESAVSVTIHAHPCKPVPITTTSQEALMVKVTRGTSTHVLLGSAAGGQSTLLALDGCEWESGLTLGHNMLFFSTIPSVTPLATIATRLLDVQVVVTLLMSSAPTTKEVWHVARTNTAVDLAQTIPEVHLRAQVTF; encoded by the exons GAACATGATGGAGTTATCGTGAGGTCAGCAACCAAGGTGACAGCTGAGGTGATGGCTGCCAGCAAGAGACTCTGCATTATTggcagggctggtactggtgtggaTAACATCGATGTAGAGGCTGCCACCCGTCGAGGTATCATCGTCATGAA CACTCCTGGAGGAAACACCTTGTCTGCGGCAGAACACACCTGCACCATGCTCTGTTCTCTGGCCCGGTTCGTGCCACAGGCATGTGCTGCTCTCAAGGCTGGCAGCTGGGATCGCAAAACTTACATGGGCTCTGAACTCCATGGCAAAACCCTCGCCATACTCGGCCTTGGCAGGATAGGCagagag GTAGCCAAGCGCATGCAGGCTTTTGGGATGATTACCATTGGTTACGATCCCATAATCCCAGCGGAGGTGACCGATGAATGGGGAATAGAGTCAATGAGTTTAGAAAATCTGTGGCCACGGGCGGATTATATCACAATCCATACGCCACTCCTGCCCAGCACCAAGAACCTCATAGGCGAAGATACCCTGGCCAGGTGCAAGCCTGGGGTGCGCATTGTTAACGTGGCCCGTGGAGGCATTGTGGATGAGGCAGCACTGTTAAAGGCTCTGGAGGCTGGcacttgtggtggtgcagccCTTGATGTCTTCCAAGAGGAGCCACCAACTGACCTCAGTCTTTGCAGACATCCAAAG GTGGTGTGCACCCCTCACCTAGGAGCAAATACTGTGGAGGCACAACAGCGGGTGGCAGTGGAGATAGCTCAACAGATCGTGGATATGGTAGAAGGAAAgcctctggtgggtgtggtgaatgCTCCAGCCCTCACCAATGCCACCAGCAACACTTGCAAGCCCTGGATTGAATTGGCCGAGTCCCTGGGCCGCCTCGCCAACCATCTCTTACAGCCCGCTGACACTCCAGCCCTCGATATCTCCATTGACCTCTTCG GGAGTGGGGTAAGCAAAATGGAGCCATTTCTTGGATCTGCGGTGCTAGTGGGAGTACTGAGGGATGTGACAAAGAATGACATCAACTTGGTGAATGCTGCCCTGCTGGCCCAAGAGTCGGCAGTCTCCGTGACCATCCATGCCCACCCTTGCAAGCCTGTgcctatcaccaccacctcccaagaagcCCTAATGGTCAAGGTGACGCGAGGTACCAGCACACACGTCCTCCTCG GCAGTGCAGCTGGTGGGCAGTCGACCCTGTTGGCATTAGATGGGTGTGAGTGGGAGTCTGGATTGACACTGGGCCACAACATGCTTTTTTTCAGCACCATCCCGAGTGTTACCCCTCTGGCCACCATTGCCACTCGGTTATTAGACGTGCAAGTAGTGGTCACCTTACTGATGTCATCAGCACCTACTACCAAGGAGGTGTGGCATGTGGCCAGAACCAACACAGCAGTTGACCTTGCCCAAACTATTCCTGAAGTGCACCTCAGAGCACAGGTCACCTTCTGA
- the LOC123764185 gene encoding integumentary mucin A.1-like, protein MMQLPEVRKKDDGASRAVIPGGPNTVVTPSGPNTAVIPSGPNTAVIPSGPNTAVIPSGPNTAVIPSGPNTAVIPSGPYTAVIPSGPNTAVIPSGPNTAVIPSGPNTAVIPSGPNTAVIPSDPNTGSGSSRLL, encoded by the exons ATGATGCAGCTTCCAGAAGTACGTAAGAAAGATGATGGAGCTTCCAGAG CTGTGATCCCTGGTGGTCCTAACACAGTTGTGACTCCAAGTGGTCCTAACACAGCTGTGATCCCAAGTGGTCCTAACACAGCTGTGATCCCAAGTGGTCCTAACACAGCTGTGATCCCAAGTGGTCCTAACACAGCTGTGATCCCAAGTGGTCCTAACACAGCTGTGATCCCAAGTGGTCCTTACACAGCTGTGATCCCAAGTGGTCCTAACACAGCTGTGATCCCAAGTGGTCCTAACACAGCTGTGATCCCAAGTGGTCCTAACACAGCTGTGATCCCAAGTGGTCCTAACACAGCTGTGATCCCAAGTGATCCTAACACAGGGAGTGGGAGTTCTCGTTTATTATGA
- the LOC123764270 gene encoding ileal sodium/bile acid cotransporter has product MDSRDGRLWKVVVIVLMASAVCGQEEVMEEEVQEAEPAVWFSPEALLGVLDGSHHTITWFTNTTSPVARVAATVDDKLVSEVASVSEVQDASVHNLTHHYSGITYYGHLNITAIFIGFNKLHLVLYDEDNVTVAEGAMEMTVLLSYQHITKIFTFIIAFLVGILYFCMGATLDLQVVKEIVKKPVGPIIGLFCQYVLMPLIAFVLGLILFSDDSLLRLGLFINGSSPGGGASNMWTHLLGGSLNLSIMMTTVSTVFAFITVPLWVLAMGPVILKDAPFVIPYGDIAVTVISLIIPCGFGVLLQIFYPKSVKYCAKAITPVSTFNLIFMFTFGIYAYHYIFSIFTWKMVVSGFMLPSLGYLAGMVFGFVFRLPLPEVIAISVETGVQNASIALIILQLTLASPGGELSAVVPAASTMFTPLPLVVMFLIKKIYERFIRGRSLSINSPDVQPKASEIPNDVRDTSMATLEKTGRLENGVKSIHEPEGVDNPAADFKDDV; this is encoded by the exons ATGGACAGTAGAGATGGAAGGttgtggaaggtggtggtgattgtgttgaTGGCTTCTGCGGTG TGCGGCCAGGAGGAGGTGATGGAGGAGGAGGTGCAGGAGGCGGAGCCAGCGGTGTGGTTCTCCCCGGAGGCGCTGCTGGGGGTGCTGGACGGGTctcaccacaccatcacctggttcaccaacaccaccagccccgTCGCCCGCGTCGCCGCCACCGTCGACGACAAG CTGGTGTCAGAGGTGGCGTCGGTGAGCGAGGTGCAGGACGCCTCCGTCCACAACCTCACACACCACTACTCCGGCATCACCTACTACGGCCACCTCAACATTACCGCCATATTCATCGGCTTCAACAAACTCCACCTTGTCCTTTATGACGAAGATAATGTG ACAGTGGCAGAGGGCGCGATGGAGATGACGGTGCTCCTCTCCTACCAACACATCACTAAGATCTTCACCTTCATCATTGCTTTCTTGGTGGGCATCCTCTACTTCTGTATGGGCGCCACCCTCGACCTGCAGGTGGTGAAGGAAATCGTCAAGAAGCCCGTCGGACCCATTATCGGCCTCTTCTGTCAGTACGTCCTCATGCCCCTG ATCGCTTTCGTGTTGGGTCTCATTCTGTTCTCGGACGACTCGCTGTTGCGCCTGGGGCTCTTCATCAACGGCAGCAGCCCCGGCGGCGGCGCCTCCAACATGTGGACCCACCTCCTGGGCGGCTCCCTCAACCTCTCCATCATGATGACCACCGTCTCCACTGTCTTCGCCTTCA TTACGGTGCCGCTGTGGGTGCTGGCGATGGGTCCCGTGATCCTGAAGGACGCCCCCTTCGTCATCCCGTACGGGGACATCGCCGTCACCGTCATCTCCCTCATCATCCCGTGTGGCTTCGGCGTCCTCCTCCAGATATTCTACCCAAA GAGTGTGAAGTACTGTGCCAAGGCCATCACGCCCGTCTCTACCTTCAACCTGATATTCATGTTCACCTTCGGCATCTACGCTTACCACTACATCTTCTCAATCTTCACCTGGAAG ATGGTGGTGTCCGGGTTCATGCTGCCGTCTCTGGGGTACCTGGCGGGGATGGTGTTCGGCTTCGTCTTCCGCCTGCCGCTCCCGGAGGTGATCGCCATCAGCGTGGAGACGGGAGTCCAGAACGCCTCCATCGCCCTCATCATTCTCCAGCTGACACTCGCCTCCCCCGGCGGCGAGCTGTCTGCAG TGGTGCCGGCGGCGTCGACGATGTTCACCCCGCTGCCGCTCGTCGTTATGTTTCTTATAAAGAAGATCTACGAGAGGTTCATCCGAGGTCGCTCGCTCAGCATCAACTCCCCCGACGTCCAGCCCAAGGCCAGC GAGATCCCCAACGATGTCAGGGATACCTCGATGGCCACGCTCGAGAAGACCGGCAGACTAGAGAACGGCGTCAAGTCTATACACGAGCCTGAAGGAGTCGACAACCCTGCAGCAGACTTCAAGGATGATGTATGA
- the LOC123764268 gene encoding D-3-phosphoglycerate dehydrogenase isoform X2, producing MEHDGVIVRSATKVTAEVMAASKRLCIIGRAGTGVDNIDVEAATRRGIIVMNTPGGNTLSAAEHTCTMLCSLARFVPQACAALKAGSWDRKTYMGSELHGKTLAILGLGRIGREVAKRMQAFGMITIGYDPIIPAEVTDEWGIESMSLENLWPRADYITIHTPLLPSTKNLIGEDTLARCKPGVRIVNVARGGIVDEAALLKALEAGTCGGAALDVFQEEPPTDLSLCRHPKVVCTPHLGANTVEAQQRVAVEIAQQIVDMVEGKPLVGVVNAPALTNATSNTCKPWIELAESLGRLANHLLQPADTPALDISIDLFGSGVSKMEPFLGSAVLVGVLRDVTKNDINLVNAALLAQESAVSVTIHAHPCKPVPITTTSQEALMVKVTRGTSTHVLLGSAAGGQSTLLALDGCEWESGLTLGHNMLFFSTIPSVTPLATIATRLLDVQVVVTLLMSSAPTTKEVWHVARTNTAVDLAQTIPEVHLRAQVTF from the exons GAACATGATGGAGTTATCGTGAGGTCAGCAACCAAGGTGACAGCTGAGGTGATGGCTGCCAGCAAGAGACTCTGCATTATTggcagggctggtactggtgtggaTAACATCGATGTAGAGGCTGCCACCCGTCGAGGTATCATCGTCATGAA CACTCCTGGAGGAAACACCTTGTCTGCGGCAGAACACACCTGCACCATGCTCTGTTCTCTGGCCCGGTTCGTGCCACAGGCATGTGCTGCTCTCAAGGCTGGCAGCTGGGATCGCAAAACTTACATGGGCTCTGAACTCCATGGCAAAACCCTCGCCATACTCGGCCTTGGCAGGATAGGCagagag GTAGCCAAGCGCATGCAGGCTTTTGGGATGATTACCATTGGTTACGATCCCATAATCCCAGCGGAGGTGACCGATGAATGGGGAATAGAGTCAATGAGTTTAGAAAATCTGTGGCCACGGGCGGATTATATCACAATCCATACGCCACTCCTGCCCAGCACCAAGAACCTCATAGGCGAAGATACCCTGGCCAGGTGCAAGCCTGGGGTGCGCATTGTTAACGTGGCCCGTGGAGGCATTGTGGATGAGGCAGCACTGTTAAAGGCTCTGGAGGCTGGcacttgtggtggtgcagccCTTGATGTCTTCCAAGAGGAGCCACCAACTGACCTCAGTCTTTGCAGACATCCAAAG GTGGTGTGCACCCCTCACCTAGGAGCAAATACTGTGGAGGCACAACAGCGGGTGGCAGTGGAGATAGCTCAACAGATCGTGGATATGGTAGAAGGAAAgcctctggtgggtgtggtgaatgCTCCAGCCCTCACCAATGCCACCAGCAACACTTGCAAGCCCTGGATTGAATTGGCCGAGTCCCTGGGCCGCCTCGCCAACCATCTCTTACAGCCCGCTGACACTCCAGCCCTCGATATCTCCATTGACCTCTTCG GGAGTGGGGTAAGCAAAATGGAGCCATTTCTTGGATCTGCGGTGCTAGTGGGAGTACTGAGGGATGTGACAAAGAATGACATCAACTTGGTGAATGCTGCCCTGCTGGCCCAAGAGTCGGCAGTCTCCGTGACCATCCATGCCCACCCTTGCAAGCCTGTgcctatcaccaccacctcccaagaagcCCTAATGGTCAAGGTGACGCGAGGTACCAGCACACACGTCCTCCTCG GCAGTGCAGCTGGTGGGCAGTCGACCCTGTTGGCATTAGATGGGTGTGAGTGGGAGTCTGGATTGACACTGGGCCACAACATGCTTTTTTTCAGCACCATCCCGAGTGTTACCCCTCTGGCCACCATTGCCACTCGGTTATTAGACGTGCAAGTAGTGGTCACCTTACTGATGTCATCAGCACCTACTACCAAGGAGGTGTGGCATGTGGCCAGAACCAACACAGCAGTTGACCTTGCCCAAACTATTCCTGAAGTGCACCTCAGAGCACAGGTCACCTTCTGA